In Limnohabitans sp. TEGF004, the genomic window GGTCGGCCATGTCGAGTGTGCGTTGTGCCACGTCGCCCATCTTCAAACCTTTGTCCATCGCCACTTTGCGCAGCTTGGTGAAAGCGTCTTGCTCGCTCAGGCCTTGACGTTCCATCAACAGGGCTTTGGCGCGGTCAACCACTGTGCGCTCTTGCAACGCGTGGCGTGCGTCGTCGCGCTCACCGCGCAGGCGTTCTTCGTATTCAAAGCGTGCCATGGCCACATCCAAGATGGGGCGAATGCGTGTGCTCGACAGGCCATCGACGATGTAGGCCGACACGCCCACCGCCACCGCGTCGCGCACATGGGTGGTGTCGTTGTCGTCGGTGAACAGCACGATGGGGCGGCGCTCGTCGCGGGTGGCGAACACCACGTGTTCTAAGGCATCACGTGCTTCAGATTCCGCATCCACGATGATCAGGTCGGGTTGCAGCTGATGGATGCGGTCTGCCAAAAACACATCGGCAGGCAAGGTGGCAATCAGGTTGAAGCCGCTTTCTAGCAAGCCAATGCGCAGCGCCCTAGATCGTTCGGCTTGTGACACGGCGTGTTCATCGCTCGCGTCTTGAATATCCAAGTCAGGTGCGACCACCACGATTTTCAGTGCGGTGGGTGACTTGGAATGGGGAAACTTGCTTTTCATGCGGGGTGAATGTGGGGATGCCTTTGCGGTGCCTTTGCTAACTCGCAAGTAATGGGCCAATCCACGCATGTTTATAGTTGTGCCTTGTGAATAGAGAGAAAATCGTCTGATCATTGAGGAGTCTTCATGTCCATTTCATCGACCAAATTTCACTGGGGCGACCCTTTCATGCTTGACCAGCAATTGACCGACGATGAGCGTCAGGTCAAAGATGCGGCGGCGGCTTATTGCCAAGAGCGTTTGGCGCCACGTGTGTTGGAAGCTTTCCGTCATGAAAAAACCGATGCGTCTATTTTTCGTGAAATGGGTGAGCTGGGTTTGTTGGGCCCCAGCATTCCTGAAGCCTATGGCGGTGCGGGTTTGAACTATGTGTGCTACGGCCTGGTGGCTCGCGAAGTCGAACGCGTGGACTCAGGCTACCGCTCGATGATGAGCGTGCAATCGTCTTTGGTGATGGTGCCCATTTATGAATTTGGTACCGAAGCCCAAAAGCAAAAGTACTTGCCCAAGCTCGCCACAGGCGAGTGGATTGGTTGCTTTGGTTTGACCGAACCCAACCACGGCTCAGATCCTGGCAGCATGATCACGCGTGCCAAGAAAGTGACGGGGGGTTATTCGTTGTCAGGCGCCAAGATGTGGATCACCAACAGCCCGATTGCCGATGTGTTTGTGGTGTGGGCCAAAGATGATGCAGGCGCGATTCGCGGCTTCGTTTTGGAAAAAGGCTGGAAGGGTTTGAGTGCACCTGCGGTGCACGGCAAAGTGGGCTTGCGAGCCTCGATCACAGGTGAAATCGTGATGGACGAGGTGTTTGTGCCAGAAGAAAACGCGTTCCCAGATGTGCGTGGCCTCAAAGGTCCGTTCACCTGCTTGAACAGCGCGCGTTACGGCATTGCTTGGGGCGCTTTGGGTGCTGCTGAAGATTGCTTCCACCGCGCTCGCCAATACGTGCTGGACCGTCAGCAGTTTGGTCGCCCACTCGCCGCCAATCAGCTGATTCAAAAGAAACTGGCCGACATGCTGACTGAAATTTCATTGGGCCTGCAAGGCTGTTTGCGCTTGGGCCGCATGAAAGACGAGGGCACCGCAAGCGTCGACATCACATCCATCCTTAAGCGCAACAGCTGTGGCAAAGCACTAGACATTGCACGCATGGCTCGCGACATGATGGGCGGCAACGGCATCAGCGATGAGTTTGGCGTGGCACGTCATTTGGTCAACCTGGAAGTGGTGAACACCTACGAAGGCACGCACGATGTGCACGCTTTGATTTTGGGTCGCGCCATCACTGGGATTGCTGCATTCAGCAACTGAAACGCCAGAGCGCTGATATAGAAAAGGGTTTGCAATGTTTTGCAAACCCTTTTTTTACCAATGACCGATGTTGGGCATGTCCACCCACGGCGCGGTTGGCGCTAAGGCTTCACCTTTTTGTAGCAACTCCACCGAGATGTCATCGGGTGAGCGCACAAAGGCCATGCGGCCATCGCGAGGTGGGCGAAGAATGGTGACGCCATGCGCTTGCAACTGCTCACAGGTGGCGTAAATGTTGTCGACGGCATAAGCTAAGTGACCGAAGTTGCGACCACCGGTGTAGACCTCTGGGTCCCAGTTGTAGGTGAGCTCCACTTGCGCATCTTCATCGCCAGGTGCGGCGAGGTAGACCAGTGTGAAGCGACCCTGCGGGTACTCGTTGGTGCGCAGGACCGTCAGGCCCAGCGCATCGCGGTAAAAACGCAACGACGCTTCTAGGTCAGTCACGCGCACCATGGTGTGTAGGTATTTCATGGCGAGCCTTTCTTTAAAGGGTGGGGTAGTCGGTGTAACCGACGGGGCCGGGTGTGTAGAAGGTGTTGGGGTTGGGCTCGTTCAGCACGGCATTCAATTTCAAACGCTCGACCAAGTCGGGGTTAGAGATGAACAAGCGACCAAATGCAACGGCATCGGCCTTGCCTGAGTCAATGGCGTCGATGGCCATTTGGCGGTCGTAACCGTTGTTGGCGATGTAGGTGCCTTGGAACGCTTGGCGCGCCCAGGCGTAGTCAAAGCCAGGCACGTCACGTGGGCCGCCCGTGGCGCCTTCGATGAAGTGAATGAACGCGATGCCGCGTTTGTTGAGCTCTTCCACCAGATAGGCAAACACAGTTTGTGGGTTGCTGTCAGCCAAGTCGTTGAAGGGGGTGAGGGGCGACAAACGAATGCCGACGCGGCCCGCGCCGATTTCGGCCACGCAGGCATCCACCACTTCGAGGGCAAAGCGGCAGCGGTTTTCAATCGAACCACCGTACGCGTCGGTGCGTTGGTTGGCACCGTCACGGATGAACTGGTCGACCAAATAACCATTGGCACCGTGAATTTCCACCCCATCAAACCCCGCACGAATGGCGTTGGCGGCGGCTTGGCGGAATTGCTGCACCACCTCTTGCACTTCAGCGGTTGTCAAAGCATGTGGCACGGGCACATCGACTTTGCCATTGGGGGTGTAGGCCACCACCTTGGGCTGAATGGCCGAAGGGGCCACGGGCTGCGCACCACCAGTCAGGTCTGGGTGCGTGATGCGGCCCACATGCCAAATTTGCGCGATGATTTTGGAGCCTGCCTCATGCACGGCTTGGGTGATGGGCTTCCAGCCTTCGACTTGGGCGTCTGAATAAATGCCGGGGGTCGCCATGTAGCCTTTGCCCACGGGCGAGATTTGTGTGCCTTCGCTGATGATGAGGCCCGCACCACTGCGCTGGCGGTAATAGTCCACGTTCATCGCGCTGCCGGGGATGTCGCCGTCAGCTGCGCGGCTGCGGGTGAGTGGGGCCATGACGATGCGGTTGGCCACTTCAATGTCGCCGATGCGTGTGGGTTGGAAAAGCTGAGGTGTCGTCATGTGCAATTTCTGAAGGTTCTGAAAGAATAAAAAGCTCAGCGATGGCTGTCGTTGCCATGCGTGCACATTTGATATGGGGCGTATTGTTCTGTTTTCAAGTGCTGGGTTTCAAGGTTCCGTTAATATGACCAGATCAATCGAGGGGCATTCAATGAAACAGCTGGGGTGTGCGTGGTTGGCGCTGTGTGCCTGTACAACAGCCATGGCCGCAGACGACTACAAAATCAAAGTCGATGTGACGCAGCAGCTGTTGTTCAAGTGCTGTCATGAATCAGAGCCTGATTCTCGGTTTGTCTTTGAAAGCATGCGGTGAACTCGACAACGCCCCCCTCTTTCACAGGCCTCACGTCTGAGCAGGCCGCGCAGCAACGCGCGCACGATGGACCCAACGCACTAGATGCCGCTCAGCGCCGCAGCGTGTGGGCTCGGCTATGGGCGATGTTGATGGAGCCCATGTTTGCGTTGTTGGTGCTGGCCGCTTCGCTGTATTTGGTGTTAGGCGATTTGACCGAAGGCGTCACGTTGTTTGTGTTTGTGTTGGCGGTGTTGGGTTTGACGTTTTACCAAGAGGGCAAGTCAGAAGCCGCCATTGATGCCTTGCGGCAACTGAGCCAGCCTTTTGCGCAAGTGATGCGTGATGGCCAACGCATCAGCGTGCCTTCCCGTGACGTGGTTGTGGGGGATGTGTTGTTCATTGCCGAGGGGGATCGCATTGCGGCGGATGCCTGGGTGTTGCAAGCGGACCAACTGCAAGTGGATGAATCGTTGTTGACGGGCGAGTCCTTGGCCGTGACCAAAGTGGGCGATGCTTTTGATGAGGCGTTGGCGCGCCACCTACAGCCGGGTGGCGATGAGTTGGCCGCTGTCTTTGGCGGCACCTTTGTGGTCCGTGGGCAAGGGGTGGTGCGCGTCACAGCCACAGGCATGCATAGCCAGATGGGGCGCATTGGTGCATCGTTGAATGACATTAAAACCGTGCTGACGCCACTGCAAAAGCAAACCACTCAGTTGGTGAAGGTGTTGGCGTGGATCACGTTTGGTTTGTGCGTGCTGATGATCCTCACCTTGGGCTTGCGCAATGGGGCGTGGTTGCCGGCGTTGTTGTCGGGCATTGCGTTGGCGATGGCCATCTTGCCCGAAGAGTATCCGGTGGTGATGGCCATTTTTCCGGCCTTGGGTGCGCATCGCTTGGCGCAACAAGGCGTGTTGACGCGACACATCAACGCGATTGAAACCTTGGGCGCGACCACCGTGTTGTGCACCGACAAAACGGGCACCTTGACGGAAAACCGTATGACGGTGGCGGCCTTGGCGGTGGGGGAGGCTTCTGCGCCACGTTTGTTCAAGATCAACGGCGAGTCGCTGCCAGATGAATTTCATGGGTTGGTCGAACACGCCATCTTGGCCAGCGCGCCTGAACCTTTTGACCCAATGGAAGTCGCCTTTCATGCCTTGGGTCAAACGTGGCTGAGCGACTCTGAGCATTTACATCCCGATTGGGATTTGGTGCAGACCTATGCGTTGAGCCCTGAGTTACGTGCCATGTCGCATGTGTGGCGTCCCAGCGAAGATGCGGCGCACATCGTGTCTGCCAAGGGGGCACCAGAGGCGGTGATGGCGTTGTGTCATCTCTCGCCCGCGTTGCAAGCGCAGTGGGGAGCCGTGGTGCATGCCATGGCGTCCGACGGCTTGCGCGTGTTGGCCGTGGCGCAGGGACGTTTTGTGGGCGACGCATGGCCAAGCTCCGCGCATGGTTTTGATTTTGAGTGGCTGGGCTTGATGGGCTTGAGTGACCCCTTACGCTCTGAAATTCCGCAAGCCATTGCCGATTGCCATTCGGCCAGCATCAAAGTCATCATGATTACCGGTGACTACCCGCACACGGCACGTGTCATTGCCAACCAAGCCGGCTTGCAGGGCGGTGACACCTTGACGGGGGATGTGATTGACGCCATGTCGGACGAAGCGCTGAGCGCACATCTCACAACCGTCAGCGTGTGTGCCCGCATTTCACCGCATCAAAAACTGCGCATCGTGCAAGCCCTCAAGCGCAGTGGCGAGGTGGTGGCGATGACGGGCGATGGCGTGAACGATGCGCCCGCATTGCGCGCCGCCCATGTGGGCATCGCCATGGGCGCACGCGGCACCGATGTGGCGCGCGAGGCTTCGTCGCTGGTCTTGGTGGACGACAACTTTGCATCCATCGTCAAAGGCATACGCCTAGGCCGCCGCATTTTTGGCAACCTGCAAAAGTCCATGGCGTACATCTTTGCGATTCACATTCCGATTGCCGGCTTGGCGCTGGTGCCCATGGTGTTTGCGTTGCCACCTTTGTTGATGCCTTTGCACATTGCGTTGTTGGAGTTGGTGATTGACCCCTCTTGTTCCATCGCGTTTGAGAACGAGCCTGCAGAGCCCCAGATGATGCAGCGCCCACCGCGTGACACCTTGGCGCCTATTTTTGGTTTCCAACAAATGTTGGCGTCCTTTTTTCAGGGGGTGTGCGTGTTGGCAGCAACGGGGGCGGCGTACTGGCACGCCATGGTTTTCTCTACAGAAGTGCAGCGCGCCATGGTGCTCATCACCTTGGTGGCCGCCAATGCCATGTTGATTTTTGTGAATGGGGCGCGCAATGCTGTTGCCCTGTGGGTCATGGCAGGGGCAATGGGCTTGGTGGTGTTGGGGGTGTATGTGCCATGGTTGGCTGCCCCGCTTTATTTGGCGCCCCTGGATGTCGCGCAGGTGATGACGGCATTGGGCTTGGGGGTCGCCAGCATCCTAGGTGCGTGGGTTTGCTTGAGTTTGCTTAGGTATGATGGGCCATTCAAAGGAGTTCAGCATGGCAGATATCAACCCAACCAACAATAACCTCGTCATCGGTGAAGGCGTTACTTTCAAAGGCTCTATTTCTGCGCCTGGCAAAGCCGTCATCAATGGCAATGTCACCGGCGAATTGACGGCTGACGATTTGTTGATTGGCACCAAAGGTCAAGTGACCGGTACTGTGCGTGCTCGCGAAATCGATGTGCACGGCGAACTGAACGAAGACATCGTTTGCAAAGAACACTTGTTGATTCACAGCACAGGCAAAGTGTCTGGCACCTTGGAATACCACGAGTTGGAAATCCAACGCGGCGGTAAGTTCAAAGGCAATATGAACCAGAAATGAATCGGTTCGCCAATCGGCGCGAAGCCTTTTGGCAGGGCATCCGCGATGCCCTAGGCGCTCCCGTTTTAGTTTTATTTGCAGGCATGGTCGGTTTCGGTGCCATGGGGCGTTCCCATGGTTTCGATGCTTGGATGACCGGCCTGACCAGCTTGCTGATGTTTGCGCTGCCCGGTCAGGTGGTGATGCTGGAGATGTTCATCTCTGGTTCATCCTTGTTGGCTATTGGCTTTGCCGTGACGCTGACCTCGACCCGTTTTGTCACCATGGTGGTGACGCTGTTTCCCCAACTCCACCGACGCGACCGCAACCCACTGCTGTATCTGTGGGTGCACATGCTGGCCATGACCGCATGGGCGGTGTCGATGCGCGAGTTCCCCCGCATGTCCCCTCAGCACCGCTTGAATTACTTCATCGGTTTGGCTTTGCCGTGTTGGCTGATTTCACCGATGGGCACGGTGCTGGGCTATTTTGTGGCGGGCTGGGTGCCAGCTGCGGTCACCTTGGGTTTGGTGTTCATCAACCCCTTGTTTTTCTTGCTCACCTTCACCGATGTGAAGCCTTGGGCCAATCGCATCGCCATTGGCTTGGGTTGCATCTTGGGTCCTGTTTTTTATGTGTTCGATGCCGACAGCAGTTTGCTGTTGACGGGTTTGGTGGCGGGCACGTTGGCCTATGTTGTTGACCGCCGCTGGCTGCGCCCAAAGCCTGTGGAGGTGCACACATGAACGCCGAGATGCAAGGGTGGGGCGTGTGGTTGGCGCTCAGTGCTGCGTGTATTGGCACCTATGTTTGCCGTGCCGCTGGCGTGAAGTTGTCGGGCCATATTCACCAAGACAGCGAGGTGTTTCGTTGGCTGTCTGCGGTGACCTACGCCATGGTGGCGGCTTTGACCGTACGCATGATTTTGATGCCACTGGGTTTGCTGGCCACCGTGCCTGTGTGGCTGCGTTTGGTGATTTGCGCGCTCAGCTTGTCCGTGATGGTGTCTAGCCCGCAACGCCGCTTGGTGCCTGCTTTGTTGACCGGCACCTTGTTGATGCTGGCTTATGGCGTGTTCCGTGCAAACCCATAGCCGCTGAGGCCTGCCGCTGTCCGAACCTACAATTTGCGTGCAACCTTGAAGGCACCATGAATATTCTGATTTCCAACGACGACGGCTTCCAAGCCCCGGGCATCGTGGCCCTGTACGAAGCGCTCAAAGATTTGGGCCGCGTCGAAGTGGTCGCGCCTGAGCACAACAACAGCGCCAAGTCCAACGCACTCACCTTGCACTCGCCGCTGTACGTGAGCCAAGCCAGCAATGGCTTTCGCTACGTCAACGGCACACCCGCGGACTGCGTGCACATCGCACTCACGGGTTTGCTCGACTACAAACCCGACCTCGTGGTGTCTGGCATCAACAACGGCGCCAACATGGGCGATGACACGATTTACTCTGGCACTGTGGGCGCTGCGATGGAAGGCTATTTGTTTGGCATTCCGGCCATCGCCTTTTCACAAGTTGAGAAAGGCTGGGGCCACATTGATGCCGCCGCTGCCAAAGCCCGTGAACTGGTGCAACAGATGCTGGCGCAGCCACCTGCAGCGGGCGCGCCTTGGTTGCTGAATGTGAACATCCCCAATCAACCCGTTGCGCACATCAAACCCTTGCGTGTCACGCGCTTGGGGCGTCGCCATTCGGCAGAGCGTGTCATCACGCAAACCAGCCCGCGTGGCGAAACCATGTATTGGATTGGCAGTGCAGGCGCCGCCAAAGACGATAGCGATGGCACCGACTTCCACGCCACGTTTGAAGGCCATATGTCGGTCACGCCGCTGCATGTGGACTTGACCGAACACGCCAGCTTGCCTGCGTGGACGCAACGCTTGCGCGGAGCGCACGCATGAAGCAGCGCCCCAGCTTTCCTGCACGCTTAGACACGGGTAAGCCACAAGCCGCACCTAAAACTTTGATGGGCGCGACCCGTGTGGTCATGCCGCCATCACCCGTGCGTGTGAAGCCTGCGGGCGTGGTCAGTCCCACGGGGGTGGGGCTAGATTCATCGGCCATTCGCGTGCGCATGGTGCAAAAACTTGCGGGGCAGGGCATCGATGATGCGGTGGTGCTTGAAGCGATGGGCCGCGTGGAACGCCATCGCTTTGTGGACAGTGCGTTGGTCAACCAAGCCTACGAAGACACGAGTTTGCCGATTGGCCTGGGCCAAACCATTTCCAAACCCAATGTGGTGGCCCGCATGATTGCCCTGCTGCGCGAAGCGCCGGGCCTGCAAGTTGCACCGCTGATGGGACGTGTGCTGGAGATTGGCACAGGCTGTGGCTATCAAGCAGCGGTGTTGGCTTGCGTGGCGCGTGAGGTGTACAGCATTGAACGTTTGCGTGGCTTGCATGACAAAGCGCGCGATAACTTGCGCCCCATGCGTTTGCCAAACGTGCATCTGATTTTTGGCGATGGCATGTTGGGCTATGCACAAGGGGCGCCCTACAGCGCCATCATCTCGGCTGCAGGTGGCGAGAACGTGCCGCAAGCTTGGATTGACCAGCTCGCCATGGGCGGCCGTTTGGTGGCGCCCACGCACACCAGCACGGGCCAACAAGCCTTGGTGGTGATTGATAAAACGCCGCAAGGCTTGCAACAAACGCTCCTCGAAGCCGTGAACTTTGTACCTCTAAAATCAGGCATTGCTTGAACACAGGGAAATCAGAATGTTTCGTGCCGGAATGTGGGGTCTTGCCGCCCTCGTGGCAGCCTTAGCGCTGTCGGGTTGCTCTAACAAAGGCCGCCTCGCCCCCATGGATGACCACTCGATAGGTGGTGCGCGTGGCACCACGCGTGTGTTGCCTGGTGCGGAGAACGCAGGCAAGCCCGGTTACTACACCGTCAAGCCTGGTGATACCTTGATTCGCATTGGCATGGACAACGGCCAAAGCTGGCGCGACATCATCCGTTGGAACAAGTTAGACAACCCCAATCTGATCGAAACAGGCCAAGTGCTGCGTGTGGCGCCGCCTGCGCCTGAAGTGGCGGTGGTGCGACCTGCCACATCGTCCACGGCAACAGCGCCTATGCCTGTGGCTTCGGCACCTTCATCGCCTGCCACGACATCTGCTGTGGCCCCTGCTGCACCGTCTGCCGTCGAGGATGCCATCAGCTTCCAATGGCCCGCACGCGGCAATTTGATTTCTGGTTTTGACGAGTCCAAAAACAAAGGCTTGGATATTGGCGGCAAAGTGGGCGACCCTGTGTTGGCCGCTGCCGATGGCCGTGTGGTTTACGCCGGTGCAGGTTTGCGCGGCTATGGCAACCTCATCATCTTGAAGCACAACAACACGTATTTGACGGCTTACGCGCACAACCAAACTTTGTTGGTGAAGGAAGACCAAGCCATCAAACGCGGTCAAAAGATTGCCGAAATGGGCAACAGCGATGCAGACCAAGTGAAGTTGCATTTTGAAATTCGCCGTCAAGGCAAGCCGGTTGACCCAGCTAAATACTTATCGGCGAACTGATGACCCAAGTCACGACAGAAAAGCAATGGCCTGACAATGCGCTCACCATCGAATCGATGGACCTAGAAGCGCAAGGCGTGGGCCACCGCGCCGATGGCAAAGTGGTGTTTGTGGATGGGGCTTTGCCCTTTGAGGTGGTGCGCGCCAATGTGCACCGCAAAAAAGACAACTGGGAAAAAGCCTCGCTGCTGGAAGTGCTGCACGAATCGTCGCAGCGCGTCACGCCCGGTTGCCCTCACTTTGGCTTGCACGCAGGGGCGTGCGGTGGCTGCAAGATGCAGCACTTGGATGCGGCTGCACAAATCGCCGTCAAGCAACGCGCCTTAGAAGACAACCTCTGGCACTTGGGCAAGGTCAAAGCAGAAACCATTTTGCGACCCATCCAAGGCCCTGCATGGGGCTACCGTTACCGCGCCCGTTTGTCGGTGCGCTATGTGGTGAAAAAGGGCGAAGTGCTGGTGGGCTTTCACGAGCGCAAGAGCCGCTATGTGGCCGACATGCGCCAGTGCCCCATCTTGCCGCCCCATGTGGATGCCATGCTATTGCCTTTGCGCAAACTCATTGGCTGCATGGAGGCGCGTGAGACTTTGCCGCAAATTGAACTGGCTTGTGGCGACCACGTGACTGCGATGGTGTTGCGCCACATGGAGCCGTTGAGCGCGCATGACATGGCTGCTTTGCGCGACTTTGCGGCCAAACACAACGTGCAATGGTGGTTGCAATCCAAAGGCCCAGACACGGTGTGTTTGATGGAAGGTGCCTTGGGCGAGCCACTGTCTTACGCCTTGCCTGAATTTGGCATCACCATGCCTTTCAAGCCCACCGATTTCACACAAGTCAATCCGCACATCAACCGTGTGTTGGTCACGCGTGCCTTGCGTTTGCTCGATGTGCAGCCGACCGAACGTGTGATTGACTGGTTCTGCGGTTTGGGTAACTTCACCTTGCCTTTGGCCACGCTCGCCCGCGAAGTCTTGGGCATTGAGGGCAGCGAGGCTTTGGTGGCGCGCTCCGGCGAGAACTACCTGTTCAACCAAGCCAACCGCGACAAGCCTTTGGCGCCAACAAGCTTTGTGGCGCGTAACTTGTTTGAGATGACGCCCGAGTTGCTGCGCCAAGATGGTGCCGCAGACAAGTGGTTGGTCGACCCGCCACGTGAAGGTGCTTTCTCGTTGGTGCAGGCCTTGGCCGAGATGCATCAGCAGCCAGAGCTGCGTCAGGGCTGGACACCACCGAAGCGCATTGTGTATGTGAGCTGCAACCCAGCCACCTTGGCGCGTGACGCAGGTGTATTGGTCAATGCAGCTGGCTATCGCATGTCGTTTGCGGGTGCGGTGAATATGTTCCCGCACACAGCGCACGTCGAGAGCATGGCGGTGTTTGATTTGGTCTAAACCGCAGCGCTTGAAAATCTACAGGCGTAAAAAAGGGACCGTGAGGTCCCTTTTTAGTTGGCGTAACAAACGCTTATTCGCGTTCGCCACCAAAGATGCCGAGCAAGGCCAGCAAGCTTTGGAACACGTTGATGATGTCCAAATACA contains:
- a CDS encoding ANTAR domain-containing protein, encoding MKSKFPHSKSPTALKIVVVAPDLDIQDASDEHAVSQAERSRALRIGLLESGFNLIATLPADVFLADRIHQLQPDLIIVDAESEARDALEHVVFATRDERRPIVLFTDDNDTTHVRDAVAVGVSAYIVDGLSSTRIRPILDVAMARFEYEERLRGERDDARHALQERTVVDRAKALLMERQGLSEQDAFTKLRKVAMDKGLKMGDVAQRTLDMADLLS
- a CDS encoding acyl-CoA dehydrogenase encodes the protein MSISSTKFHWGDPFMLDQQLTDDERQVKDAAAAYCQERLAPRVLEAFRHEKTDASIFREMGELGLLGPSIPEAYGGAGLNYVCYGLVAREVERVDSGYRSMMSVQSSLVMVPIYEFGTEAQKQKYLPKLATGEWIGCFGLTEPNHGSDPGSMITRAKKVTGGYSLSGAKMWITNSPIADVFVVWAKDDAGAIRGFVLEKGWKGLSAPAVHGKVGLRASITGEIVMDEVFVPEENAFPDVRGLKGPFTCLNSARYGIAWGALGAAEDCFHRARQYVLDRQQFGRPLAANQLIQKKLADMLTEISLGLQGCLRLGRMKDEGTASVDITSILKRNSCGKALDIARMARDMMGGNGISDEFGVARHLVNLEVVNTYEGTHDVHALILGRAITGIAAFSN
- a CDS encoding VOC family protein, which gives rise to MKYLHTMVRVTDLEASLRFYRDALGLTVLRTNEYPQGRFTLVYLAAPGDEDAQVELTYNWDPEVYTGGRNFGHLAYAVDNIYATCEQLQAHGVTILRPPRDGRMAFVRSPDDISVELLQKGEALAPTAPWVDMPNIGHW
- a CDS encoding alkene reductase, which encodes MTTPQLFQPTRIGDIEVANRIVMAPLTRSRAADGDIPGSAMNVDYYRQRSGAGLIISEGTQISPVGKGYMATPGIYSDAQVEGWKPITQAVHEAGSKIIAQIWHVGRITHPDLTGGAQPVAPSAIQPKVVAYTPNGKVDVPVPHALTTAEVQEVVQQFRQAAANAIRAGFDGVEIHGANGYLVDQFIRDGANQRTDAYGGSIENRCRFALEVVDACVAEIGAGRVGIRLSPLTPFNDLADSNPQTVFAYLVEELNKRGIAFIHFIEGATGGPRDVPGFDYAWARQAFQGTYIANNGYDRQMAIDAIDSGKADAVAFGRLFISNPDLVERLKLNAVLNEPNPNTFYTPGPVGYTDYPTL
- a CDS encoding cation-translocating P-type ATPase, yielding MNSTTPPSFTGLTSEQAAQQRAHDGPNALDAAQRRSVWARLWAMLMEPMFALLVLAASLYLVLGDLTEGVTLFVFVLAVLGLTFYQEGKSEAAIDALRQLSQPFAQVMRDGQRISVPSRDVVVGDVLFIAEGDRIAADAWVLQADQLQVDESLLTGESLAVTKVGDAFDEALARHLQPGGDELAAVFGGTFVVRGQGVVRVTATGMHSQMGRIGASLNDIKTVLTPLQKQTTQLVKVLAWITFGLCVLMILTLGLRNGAWLPALLSGIALAMAILPEEYPVVMAIFPALGAHRLAQQGVLTRHINAIETLGATTVLCTDKTGTLTENRMTVAALAVGEASAPRLFKINGESLPDEFHGLVEHAILASAPEPFDPMEVAFHALGQTWLSDSEHLHPDWDLVQTYALSPELRAMSHVWRPSEDAAHIVSAKGAPEAVMALCHLSPALQAQWGAVVHAMASDGLRVLAVAQGRFVGDAWPSSAHGFDFEWLGLMGLSDPLRSEIPQAIADCHSASIKVIMITGDYPHTARVIANQAGLQGGDTLTGDVIDAMSDEALSAHLTTVSVCARISPHQKLRIVQALKRSGEVVAMTGDGVNDAPALRAAHVGIAMGARGTDVAREASSLVLVDDNFASIVKGIRLGRRIFGNLQKSMAYIFAIHIPIAGLALVPMVFALPPLLMPLHIALLELVIDPSCSIAFENEPAEPQMMQRPPRDTLAPIFGFQQMLASFFQGVCVLAATGAAYWHAMVFSTEVQRAMVLITLVAANAMLIFVNGARNAVALWVMAGAMGLVVLGVYVPWLAAPLYLAPLDVAQVMTALGLGVASILGAWVCLSLLRYDGPFKGVQHGRYQPNQQ
- a CDS encoding polymer-forming cytoskeletal protein, producing the protein MADINPTNNNLVIGEGVTFKGSISAPGKAVINGNVTGELTADDLLIGTKGQVTGTVRAREIDVHGELNEDIVCKEHLLIHSTGKVSGTLEYHELEIQRGGKFKGNMNQK
- a CDS encoding AzlC family ABC transporter permease translates to MNRFANRREAFWQGIRDALGAPVLVLFAGMVGFGAMGRSHGFDAWMTGLTSLLMFALPGQVVMLEMFISGSSLLAIGFAVTLTSTRFVTMVVTLFPQLHRRDRNPLLYLWVHMLAMTAWAVSMREFPRMSPQHRLNYFIGLALPCWLISPMGTVLGYFVAGWVPAAVTLGLVFINPLFFLLTFTDVKPWANRIAIGLGCILGPVFYVFDADSSLLLTGLVAGTLAYVVDRRWLRPKPVEVHT
- a CDS encoding AzlD domain-containing protein, with amino-acid sequence MNAEMQGWGVWLALSAACIGTYVCRAAGVKLSGHIHQDSEVFRWLSAVTYAMVAALTVRMILMPLGLLATVPVWLRLVICALSLSVMVSSPQRRLVPALLTGTLLMLAYGVFRANP
- the surE gene encoding 5'/3'-nucleotidase SurE; amino-acid sequence: MNILISNDDGFQAPGIVALYEALKDLGRVEVVAPEHNNSAKSNALTLHSPLYVSQASNGFRYVNGTPADCVHIALTGLLDYKPDLVVSGINNGANMGDDTIYSGTVGAAMEGYLFGIPAIAFSQVEKGWGHIDAAAAKARELVQQMLAQPPAAGAPWLLNVNIPNQPVAHIKPLRVTRLGRRHSAERVITQTSPRGETMYWIGSAGAAKDDSDGTDFHATFEGHMSVTPLHVDLTEHASLPAWTQRLRGAHA
- a CDS encoding protein-L-isoaspartate(D-aspartate) O-methyltransferase, which codes for MKQRPSFPARLDTGKPQAAPKTLMGATRVVMPPSPVRVKPAGVVSPTGVGLDSSAIRVRMVQKLAGQGIDDAVVLEAMGRVERHRFVDSALVNQAYEDTSLPIGLGQTISKPNVVARMIALLREAPGLQVAPLMGRVLEIGTGCGYQAAVLACVAREVYSIERLRGLHDKARDNLRPMRLPNVHLIFGDGMLGYAQGAPYSAIISAAGGENVPQAWIDQLAMGGRLVAPTHTSTGQQALVVIDKTPQGLQQTLLEAVNFVPLKSGIA
- a CDS encoding peptidoglycan DD-metalloendopeptidase family protein; this encodes MFRAGMWGLAALVAALALSGCSNKGRLAPMDDHSIGGARGTTRVLPGAENAGKPGYYTVKPGDTLIRIGMDNGQSWRDIIRWNKLDNPNLIETGQVLRVAPPAPEVAVVRPATSSTATAPMPVASAPSSPATTSAVAPAAPSAVEDAISFQWPARGNLISGFDESKNKGLDIGGKVGDPVLAAADGRVVYAGAGLRGYGNLIILKHNNTYLTAYAHNQTLLVKEDQAIKRGQKIAEMGNSDADQVKLHFEIRRQGKPVDPAKYLSAN